Proteins encoded in a region of the Geobacillus genomosp. 3 genome:
- a CDS encoding PTS cellobiose transporter subunit IIB yields the protein MKKVLIICAAGMSSSLMAKKTTEFLKAKGQDVEVDAISANEGGKMIEKSDFDLFLVSPQTKMYYQKFKETGDRVGKPVVNIPPQAYIPVPMGIEKLGNLILQELSNK from the coding sequence ATGAAAAAAGTTTTAATCATTTGTGCAGCTGGTATGTCATCTTCTTTAATGGCAAAAAAGACTACAGAATTTTTGAAAGCAAAAGGTCAAGATGTTGAAGTAGATGCCATTTCTGCTAATGAGGGCGGCAAGATGATTGAAAAAAGTGATTTTGATTTGTTTTTGGTAAGCCCTCAAACAAAAATGTATTATCAAAAGTTTAAGGAAACTGGTGACCGTGTCGGAAAGCCGGTTGTGAATATCCCACCTCAGGCATATATTCCTGTCCCTATGGGGATTGAAAAACTAGGCAACTTAATCTTGCAGGAGCTTTCAAATAAATGA
- a CDS encoding PTS lactose/cellobiose transporter subunit IIA has translation MNLEEISFQLILHGGNARSLAMEAINNAKTGKFDLAEKKIEEANEAMRTAHRFQTDLIQGEARGEEVEIRILLIHAQDHLMNAMTVIDLAQEIIELYKKMGN, from the coding sequence GTGAATTTAGAGGAAATCAGTTTCCAACTTATTTTACATGGAGGAAATGCTCGAAGTTTAGCTATGGAAGCAATTAATAACGCTAAAACTGGTAAGTTTGATTTAGCTGAAAAAAAAATTGAAGAAGCGAATGAAGCGATGAGGACAGCTCACCGTTTTCAAACAGACCTCATTCAGGGGGAAGCTCGCGGGGAGGAAGTAGAGATTCGTATATTACTTATCCACGCACAAGACCATTTAATGAACGCAATGACAGTTATTGATTTAGCTCAAGAAATCATTGAGCTTTATAAAAAAATGGGTAACTAA
- a CDS encoding IS1634 family transposase: MDVRIRAIYESSYLNIISTIFKDLGLPQLIDRLVPVDPQCQTRASDVVGLLLLDILSGRQALVHLERWAHDIDLPKLIRPGLDPSWFNDDAIARHLDRLYEANIHQVLSSCLVQIYKKEGLPLRVFHADTTDKTVYGAYESDSSDGLHITYGYNRHHRWQKQIGFGLIGNEDGIPFYGDVHDGNVPDKTWNPEVLSRVHEQLREAKIEDEWIYVADSAAMTKDTLAQTKAANAFLITRGPSSLRIVKTALSEADAQPDSAWSAPFALAEKNGATYRVWETASTYEGQPVRLIVVESSALDQRKGKTLETERTKEAELLREEQARWERHPFSCREDAEQALASLKASLRPRFHRVEAVVEEIVRPKKRRGRPKKGAEPEMETLYTLRLSVEFNQDAWEQARRKASRFVLVTTVPKEWKGQPMDAQEILKLYKGQISVEMNFSFLKDPFFTDEIYVKKPERVAVLGYLFLLALAIYRVFQRRVRQFITPERPLKGAGGRKLTRPTGQAIFQLFWYVRVVLLELPDGQIQRRLGKPLTPDQRRILQGLGMDESIYV; encoded by the coding sequence ATGGACGTTCGAATTCGGGCGATTTATGAAAGTTCCTATTTGAATATAATAAGTACCATTTTCAAAGATCTTGGCCTCCCTCAGCTGATTGACCGGCTGGTTCCGGTGGATCCTCAATGCCAAACCCGAGCCAGTGATGTGGTCGGGCTGCTTCTCTTGGATATCTTGAGCGGCCGGCAAGCCCTCGTTCATTTGGAACGGTGGGCGCATGACATCGACTTGCCCAAGCTGATCCGGCCAGGATTGGATCCGTCTTGGTTCAACGACGATGCCATTGCTCGCCATTTGGACCGGCTGTATGAGGCCAATATCCATCAAGTCCTTTCGTCTTGCCTGGTACAAATCTACAAGAAAGAAGGCCTCCCTCTCCGTGTCTTTCACGCGGATACGACGGACAAGACGGTTTACGGTGCGTATGAATCCGATTCGTCGGATGGGTTGCACATCACCTATGGCTATAACCGCCATCATCGCTGGCAAAAGCAGATCGGATTCGGCCTGATCGGCAACGAGGACGGCATTCCGTTTTACGGCGACGTGCACGACGGCAACGTGCCGGACAAAACGTGGAATCCCGAGGTGTTGTCGCGAGTCCATGAGCAGCTGAGGGAAGCGAAGATCGAAGACGAATGGATTTACGTGGCAGATTCCGCTGCGATGACGAAGGACACGCTGGCGCAAACGAAAGCCGCCAACGCCTTTTTGATCACGAGAGGGCCGTCGTCGCTCCGGATTGTCAAAACGGCGCTTTCGGAGGCGGATGCCCAACCCGATTCGGCGTGGAGCGCCCCCTTTGCGCTGGCCGAGAAAAACGGCGCCACGTACCGGGTATGGGAAACGGCCTCGACATATGAAGGCCAGCCCGTACGACTGATCGTCGTCGAATCGAGTGCGCTCGACCAGCGAAAAGGAAAGACGCTCGAAACAGAACGAACCAAAGAAGCGGAGCTTCTTCGCGAGGAACAAGCCCGTTGGGAGCGTCATCCTTTCTCTTGTCGGGAAGACGCCGAACAAGCCTTGGCCTCCTTGAAGGCATCCCTTCGTCCCCGGTTCCATCGAGTGGAGGCCGTCGTCGAAGAGATCGTGCGCCCGAAAAAACGGCGTGGACGGCCGAAAAAAGGGGCGGAACCGGAAATGGAGACGCTGTACACCCTTCGGCTGAGCGTGGAATTCAACCAAGACGCGTGGGAGCAGGCGAGACGGAAAGCGTCCCGGTTTGTCCTCGTCACGACTGTTCCAAAGGAATGGAAGGGCCAACCCATGGATGCCCAAGAGATCTTGAAGCTGTATAAAGGGCAGATCTCGGTGGAAATGAACTTCTCCTTCCTAAAAGATCCGTTCTTTACGGACGAAATTTACGTCAAAAAACCGGAACGAGTGGCGGTGTTGGGCTATTTGTTTCTGCTGGCCTTGGCCATTTATCGCGTCTTCCAGCGCCGGGTGCGTCAGTTCATCACACCCGAACGCCCATTAAAGGGCGCCGGAGGCCGCAAGCTGACCCGTCCGACCGGACAAGCGATTTTTCAATTGTTTTGGTATGTCAGAGTCGTCCTGTTGGAGTTGCCGGATGGGCAAATCCAACGCAGGCTAGGGAAACCGCTCACCCCTGATCAGCGAAGGATTCTGCAGGGATTGGGCATGGATGAGAGCATTTACGTGTAA